Proteins co-encoded in one Coxiella burnetii genomic window:
- a CDS encoding ABC transporter transmembrane domain-containing protein codes for MEAQSSHQAPLSPKGSLGLFRGYISILRELFTILSEWCSPTTMWMGLVLPGIFINLLSLAFPLILLQVYDRVIPQQSIYTLTFLIVGGIIVTGIAMVLSILRSVSINWTSARFEYFTHLRVFQRLLACKLDDFQKEGSGYYLKRIDDILNIKDYYLNQVLTNFLDLPFVILFIALMAYISTYIARIPVLMIFFLFFSSTRSLNELGKHVEIKHTEDGRRWSFLANIFSGSKTLKFMVSEPLMLRRYERLLNKSLEENKSIHHILSSVQGTSNLAQYSTLGLVILIGGAMLINGNLSMGALAASVLLAGRAIQPVRRMIALWQQYQSIPVAKK; via the coding sequence ATGGAAGCGCAATCATCCCATCAAGCCCCTTTATCCCCAAAAGGTTCTTTAGGCCTTTTTCGAGGTTACATCAGCATTCTTCGAGAATTATTCACTATTCTTTCTGAGTGGTGCAGCCCCACAACGATGTGGATGGGACTGGTTCTGCCGGGTATTTTTATTAACCTTCTATCGCTCGCTTTTCCGCTAATTCTATTGCAGGTCTACGACCGAGTAATCCCACAGCAATCGATATATACGCTAACCTTTCTCATCGTCGGCGGCATTATCGTCACTGGAATTGCCATGGTCCTTTCCATTTTGCGTTCGGTCTCAATTAACTGGACTAGCGCGCGCTTCGAATATTTTACCCATCTTCGCGTATTTCAACGATTATTAGCTTGCAAACTAGACGATTTTCAAAAAGAAGGGAGCGGCTATTATTTAAAACGCATTGATGACATTCTCAACATTAAAGACTATTACCTCAACCAGGTGCTTACTAATTTTCTTGATCTTCCTTTTGTCATTTTATTCATTGCGCTTATGGCGTATATTTCCACTTATATTGCACGTATCCCTGTTCTAATGATCTTTTTTCTATTCTTCTCAAGCACGCGATCGCTCAATGAATTAGGAAAACACGTAGAAATAAAACACACGGAAGACGGACGGCGCTGGAGTTTTCTTGCAAATATTTTTTCAGGCAGTAAGACATTAAAATTTATGGTTTCTGAGCCCTTGATGTTACGTCGTTATGAGCGGCTATTAAATAAAAGCCTCGAGGAAAATAAATCCATTCATCACATTCTTAGTTCCGTCCAGGGAACTTCTAATTTAGCTCAATACAGTACCTTAGGCCTCGTGATTTTAATAGGCGGAGCTATGCTGATTAATGGCAACCTTAGCATGGGAGCCTTAGCCGCTAGCGTTTTATTAGCGGGTCGCGCCATTCAGCCCGTTCGTCGAATGATTGCATTGTGGCAACAGTATCAATCCATTCCTGTCGCTAAAAAATAA
- a CDS encoding ATP-binding cassette domain-containing protein, with product METKGKLSDAAITKGDIVFDHVSFHYEKEKPLLEDINLHVSPGEIIGITGTNYSGKTTLLEFILGFHTPTKGEIRIDGKNIENYDKMILREKIAYLPARGQIFRGTLLENITMFRPERAKQALELSDHFGLSELIWPLPNGFDTTVGGGCSEILSRGVVQVVSTIRALISKPKILLSDEANALLDLKTDQLFLKILQSLKKDCTMIIISHRPSTLALADRLYELDSGRLILKTHSNGRSL from the coding sequence ATGGAAACTAAAGGGAAACTCTCGGACGCCGCAATTACAAAAGGTGATATTGTTTTTGATCATGTTTCTTTTCATTATGAAAAAGAAAAACCCCTTTTGGAAGATATCAACCTTCATGTTTCACCGGGTGAGATTATAGGTATTACGGGAACAAATTATAGTGGGAAAACTACACTGCTGGAATTCATTTTAGGATTCCACACACCGACGAAGGGTGAAATACGCATCGATGGAAAAAATATTGAGAATTATGACAAAATGATTCTCAGAGAGAAAATCGCTTATTTGCCAGCACGCGGGCAAATTTTCCGTGGCACACTTTTGGAAAACATCACCATGTTTCGACCGGAAAGAGCCAAACAAGCGTTAGAATTATCCGACCACTTCGGTTTGTCGGAACTTATTTGGCCTCTTCCCAACGGATTTGATACGACAGTGGGCGGCGGCTGTAGCGAAATTTTATCTCGAGGTGTGGTTCAAGTCGTTTCCACTATTCGCGCTTTAATTTCCAAGCCTAAAATTTTGTTGTCAGATGAAGCGAATGCTTTACTTGATTTGAAAACCGATCAACTCTTTCTCAAGATCTTGCAGTCGCTTAAAAAAGACTGCACGATGATTATCATTTCACATCGACCTTCCACGTTAGCGCTCGCCGATCGGCTTTATGAATTAGACAGCGGCCGATTAATACTAAAAACGCACTCAAATGGACGCTCGTTATGA
- a CDS encoding peptidase domain-containing ABC transporter has translation MVQFFKKFRFQLIQLLIISLLSAALSLAIPLYILIVYDRVVRALSSSMLFSFGGGVLIALIGIALLEKLRSNLMTYIGNQLDASTGREILDKVLSLPMTYLEQSPVGSQIARIKDYDSLRSVITGNLLTLLFDIPVAILFLFVVAFMEGTLTLVPIFIAVLFTIFILLFYRPINNRIKHRAYINSEKNHFLLESMDKMVALKYTNASPVWVERYKNLLAESTFLSYRLSMLRDSITAISEWVILIAGFLIIGFGVLKFFHGTLTMGALIAVMILTWRILTPFRFAFVSITRIGQIQFSIRQLSALSRLPHETPPYFRELVIGKIEGQIRFSNVTFRYSPQAKPAVFNLTFNLPVGSMTAVTGSSGSGKTTLLKLIFGLYAPQAGMIQIDGKDVSQTNLLELRRQIGYVAEEDEFFYGTIEQNLRLANPLATDEDIRQVLDLLNLTQEINAMPEALQTRIRDKYRSLISPSIQNRLSVARALLMDTPILLLDQPGAALDKRNDQILMDVLKKYHRKKTIVLVTVRPSHIRLADRVMVLEQGRLMMAGKPSEIIPKIMADIQ, from the coding sequence TTGGTTCAATTTTTTAAAAAATTTCGTTTCCAATTAATCCAATTACTCATTATCAGTTTATTAAGTGCTGCTTTATCTTTAGCCATACCGCTTTATATATTAATCGTTTACGATCGAGTCGTGCGCGCCCTTTCATCGTCTATGCTCTTTAGTTTCGGCGGCGGGGTTTTAATTGCCCTTATTGGGATCGCGCTTTTAGAAAAATTACGAAGTAACCTCATGACTTATATTGGAAACCAGCTCGACGCTTCCACGGGTAGAGAAATACTGGATAAAGTATTATCTTTGCCCATGACATACCTCGAACAAAGTCCGGTAGGATCACAAATTGCACGGATTAAAGATTATGACTCACTGCGAAGTGTCATTACTGGAAATTTGTTAACTTTATTATTCGACATCCCCGTTGCTATTTTATTTTTATTCGTTGTCGCTTTTATGGAGGGAACGCTAACCTTAGTTCCTATCTTTATCGCTGTTCTTTTTACAATATTCATACTGTTATTTTATCGGCCCATCAATAACCGAATTAAGCACCGCGCTTATATCAATTCGGAAAAAAATCATTTCTTATTAGAATCGATGGATAAAATGGTCGCTTTAAAATACACCAATGCTTCTCCCGTGTGGGTGGAGCGGTATAAAAATTTATTGGCGGAATCTACCTTCCTATCTTATCGTCTATCCATGTTGCGGGATTCTATCACCGCTATTTCTGAATGGGTCATTCTCATCGCGGGTTTTTTAATCATCGGTTTTGGCGTATTAAAGTTTTTTCATGGCACGCTCACGATGGGCGCATTAATTGCTGTTATGATACTGACGTGGCGCATTTTAACTCCCTTTCGATTCGCTTTCGTATCGATTACACGAATCGGTCAAATTCAATTTAGCATTCGCCAGCTATCTGCCTTAAGTCGATTGCCCCACGAGACCCCTCCTTATTTCCGGGAGCTCGTCATCGGCAAAATAGAAGGCCAAATTCGTTTTTCCAACGTCACCTTCCGTTATTCTCCTCAAGCCAAGCCCGCGGTTTTTAATTTAACATTCAATCTCCCCGTGGGATCGATGACAGCGGTCACTGGATCTTCGGGGTCTGGCAAAACCACTTTATTAAAATTAATATTTGGCCTTTATGCTCCTCAAGCTGGGATGATTCAAATTGACGGTAAAGATGTCAGTCAAACCAATTTATTAGAACTTCGTCGACAGATCGGTTACGTCGCTGAAGAAGATGAATTTTTTTATGGCACTATTGAACAAAACCTGAGATTGGCCAATCCGCTGGCAACGGATGAGGATATTCGTCAGGTACTGGACTTGTTGAACCTTACCCAGGAAATAAATGCCATGCCAGAAGCTCTTCAAACCCGAATTCGCGATAAATATCGGAGTTTAATTAGTCCTAGTATTCAAAATCGTCTTTCTGTCGCGCGCGCTTTGCTGATGGATACGCCTATCTTACTTTTGGACCAACCTGGAGCGGCATTAGATAAACGCAATGACCAAATTCTTATGGATGTACTTAAAAAATATCATCGAAAAAAAACCATCGTCTTAGTCACTGTGCGTCCCTCCCATATAAGATTAGCCGATCGAGTAATGGTGCTTGAACAAGGAAGACTAATGATGGCAGGCAAACCCTCTGAAATTATTCCAAAAATAATGGCGGATATCCAATGA
- a CDS encoding HlyD family type I secretion periplasmic adaptor subunit, giving the protein MTERQLWYLPKKTQIESIQSRRLALSLAIIICGILAAFIIWAYFVRIQELSLAVGEITPVNRISVVEHLEGGLVYQILVDEGSQVKKGQPLAKIDETLAKAELQQLEAKHLTLMSNVEREKSLIEKTDFSPTLPATAVHNNEPDISVNEILERQQQLHQLQSQALNAQQAVIVQQILQREEELLKLRQQLETAKKNAVLHREEVTMFRKLIEPGYISRLDLIRAERSLNTAEGTVTELTKEISIAKQAFQEAESRLTELIQTEMQKMADRLQRSQHELFQVQFAIQKLKYHLANTVVRAPIAGTVVNMKITEGKVLAAGGFAMNIVPLNAPLRAEIRIRPADIGFIRIGDPVLVKVTAYHFTQFGGIPGKLIHLSATVLLDEKQQPYYLGRVSLERDYVGLKENKIIPGMTVNADIITGEKSLLAYLFKPVRIFASRAFYER; this is encoded by the coding sequence ATGACCGAACGTCAATTATGGTACTTGCCTAAAAAGACGCAGATTGAGTCGATTCAATCTCGCCGGCTCGCTCTGTCATTGGCAATTATTATTTGTGGAATACTTGCTGCCTTTATTATTTGGGCTTATTTTGTTCGGATTCAAGAATTATCCCTTGCCGTGGGCGAAATTACCCCTGTTAATCGGATTAGCGTCGTTGAACATCTCGAAGGGGGCCTCGTTTATCAAATATTGGTAGATGAAGGCAGCCAAGTAAAAAAAGGGCAACCGCTGGCAAAGATCGATGAAACGCTGGCAAAAGCTGAATTACAACAATTGGAAGCAAAACACTTAACTTTAATGTCTAATGTCGAAAGAGAAAAATCGCTGATAGAAAAAACTGATTTTTCCCCCACTTTACCCGCCACCGCCGTTCACAATAATGAACCCGACATTTCGGTTAACGAAATTTTAGAGCGGCAACAGCAGCTCCATCAACTACAGTCACAAGCGCTTAATGCCCAGCAAGCCGTCATCGTGCAGCAAATTCTACAGCGGGAAGAAGAATTACTGAAACTTCGGCAACAACTGGAAACTGCCAAGAAAAACGCTGTTCTCCATCGGGAAGAAGTTACTATGTTTAGAAAACTCATTGAACCCGGTTATATCTCCAGACTGGATCTCATTCGAGCCGAACGCAGTTTAAATACCGCCGAAGGGACTGTTACTGAACTTACCAAAGAAATCTCGATCGCTAAACAAGCTTTTCAAGAAGCGGAAAGTCGCCTCACTGAGTTAATACAGACTGAAATGCAGAAAATGGCTGACCGTTTACAACGGTCGCAACACGAATTATTCCAGGTTCAGTTCGCTATTCAAAAGCTTAAATATCATTTGGCTAATACTGTGGTTCGAGCTCCCATCGCCGGAACAGTCGTCAACATGAAAATTACTGAAGGAAAAGTGTTAGCGGCTGGTGGTTTTGCCATGAATATTGTTCCTCTTAATGCGCCGCTGAGAGCGGAAATCCGCATTCGCCCCGCCGATATAGGATTTATCCGCATCGGAGATCCCGTTCTTGTAAAGGTTACTGCTTATCATTTTACGCAATTTGGTGGCATTCCAGGAAAATTAATTCATCTATCGGCTACCGTTTTGCTCGATGAAAAACAACAACCTTACTATCTTGGGCGCGTATCACTCGAACGCGACTACGTGGGATTAAAAGAAAATAAAATTATTCCCGGCATGACCGTGAATGCCGACATTATCACGGGAGAAAAATCTTTGTTAGCCTATCTCTTTAAACCGGTGAGAATTTTTGCGTCACGGGCTTTTTATGAAAGATAA
- a CDS encoding PAS domain S-box protein has protein sequence MDKAIVIADHCGLITYVNAEFEQLFGWRSQEIINQPVLTIIPSRFHDAHNIGFSRLVVTEQSLSLNRPFNLVGVKKSGEEFNAVHVFRAIKTNGEWIIGANIFLPNENFVS, from the coding sequence ATGGATAAAGCTATTGTTATAGCTGACCACTGTGGACTTATAACTTACGTGAATGCTGAATTTGAACAACTGTTTGGATGGCGTTCTCAAGAAATTATTAATCAACCGGTATTAACTATTATTCCTTCGCGATTTCACGATGCGCATAATATTGGATTTTCGAGACTCGTCGTCACAGAACAATCTTTGTCGTTAAATAGGCCATTTAATTTAGTCGGCGTAAAAAAAAGCGGCGAAGAATTTAATGCCGTTCACGTTTTTCGAGCTATTAAAACAAACGGGGAATGGATTATTGGTGCGAATATTTTTTTACCTAACGAGAACTTCGTTTCATGA
- a CDS encoding PAS domain-containing protein, with protein sequence MKSISESYFDQVFNMLGKLDVALSAINEAIVWIDHEGHIAWCNLPFSQLISRPRIEIIGLFIDKTITLKKGNQIISLFKVCHEKLHFKEEIIEFAKDSKTLYLSAFSQQIVDKKGACILLLLYKMSHFNNLSSIRFLKMKLELPIWLPAIS encoded by the coding sequence ATGAAATCCATATCAGAATCTTACTTTGACCAAGTTTTTAATATGCTTGGAAAATTAGACGTTGCCTTAAGCGCTATTAATGAAGCCATCGTTTGGATAGATCACGAGGGGCATATTGCGTGGTGCAATCTTCCTTTCAGTCAATTAATCAGCCGACCTCGCATTGAAATCATTGGGCTTTTCATTGATAAAACAATTACTCTTAAAAAAGGGAATCAAATTATTTCTCTTTTTAAAGTTTGTCACGAAAAACTTCATTTTAAGGAGGAAATTATTGAGTTTGCAAAAGATAGCAAAACTTTATATTTATCGGCGTTTAGTCAACAAATAGTCGATAAAAAGGGGGCCTGCATTTTATTATTGCTCTACAAGATGTCACACTTCAACAATCTATCTTCCATACGCTTCTTAAAAATGAAGCTAGAATTGCCTATTTGGCTTCCCGCGATCAGTTAA
- a CDS encoding putative bifunctional diguanylate cyclase/phosphodiesterase — translation MASRDQLTSLPNRREFIHRLNEEIGKPKSVDSKLSLLFLDLDNFKDINDALGHHMGDRVLVHVSDRLRKLDLSPLNYFLGHLGGDEFVILLKDLQQDKDATLCAKKISDAFFESFKIKNFLLYVNFSISITIDFYSKTDSETLLKKADMAMYQAKKKGRNTFSFYTEKLGERYRHRLILENAFHQALEENQFYLVYQPQYELSTQKIRGMETLLRWKHPELGEISPEDFIPIAEKAGIIIPIGEWVLRHACQQYKQWQSKIPVGEIKLSINVSPPQLIRKKFANSVAHILKETNTPPNVIELEITENSLMTKLNSAKKVLEELREIGLNIAIDDFGTGHSSLAYLKILPIDTVKIDKAFVKGLPDDQHDTAIVKFVIDLARSLNLTTIVEGVEKKNKWNFF, via the coding sequence TTGGCTTCCCGCGATCAGTTAACTTCATTGCCGAATCGGCGAGAATTTATCCATCGATTAAACGAGGAAATAGGAAAACCTAAATCCGTCGATTCTAAACTGAGTCTTTTATTTCTAGATTTGGACAATTTCAAAGACATCAATGATGCCTTAGGCCACCACATGGGCGATCGCGTCCTCGTACATGTTTCGGATCGATTACGAAAGCTGGACTTATCGCCACTTAATTATTTTTTGGGACACCTGGGTGGTGACGAGTTTGTTATTCTTCTAAAAGACTTGCAACAAGATAAAGATGCTACCCTTTGCGCCAAGAAAATTTCGGATGCCTTTTTCGAATCGTTTAAAATCAAAAATTTTTTATTGTACGTCAATTTTAGCATCAGCATTACTATTGATTTTTATTCAAAAACCGACAGCGAAACACTCTTAAAAAAAGCCGATATGGCAATGTATCAGGCTAAAAAGAAAGGTCGAAATACATTCTCTTTTTATACGGAAAAATTGGGAGAGCGCTATCGGCATCGTTTAATTTTGGAAAACGCTTTCCATCAAGCTTTGGAAGAAAACCAATTTTATTTGGTTTATCAACCTCAATACGAATTATCTACTCAGAAAATCCGCGGGATGGAAACGCTCTTAAGGTGGAAACATCCGGAATTGGGAGAGATATCGCCGGAAGATTTTATTCCCATTGCGGAGAAAGCGGGAATCATCATTCCCATCGGGGAGTGGGTATTACGCCATGCGTGCCAACAGTATAAGCAATGGCAATCAAAAATCCCCGTAGGAGAAATTAAATTATCCATTAACGTCTCCCCGCCCCAATTAATTAGAAAAAAATTTGCGAATTCAGTTGCTCATATTCTTAAAGAAACAAATACGCCGCCGAATGTTATTGAACTCGAAATCACTGAAAACTCTTTGATGACTAAACTAAATAGCGCTAAGAAAGTATTAGAGGAGCTGCGAGAAATAGGTCTTAATATTGCGATCGATGATTTTGGCACGGGCCACTCCTCGTTAGCCTATCTCAAGATACTGCCCATTGACACCGTTAAAATTGATAAGGCCTTTGTTAAAGGACTTCCTGATGACCAACACGATACGGCTATCGTAAAATTCGTTATCGATTTAGCCCGTTCTCTTAATTTAACAACAATCGTAGAAGGGGTCGAAAAAAAGAACAAATGGAATTTCTTTTAA